The following is a genomic window from Niabella soli DSM 19437.
GGTGGTATTGAAAGCAGATCCGAAAGCCGGACAGTCGTTGCTTTTTAACCGCATCTGGATAATAAAAAAATGAGCATTATTGTACCAATAATAAATGTAAGGCCCTTAAGAATAGAGGGTCATTAAGCTGGTTTAACTGCGAGAGTGAAGGCGCAGGGAAAGATTTGTCAATGTTTTTTGTCGCCGGAGGCGACAGAATAAGGCTGCGAGGCGAAGGACGCCTCGCAGAGCGGTAGTCGCACCAGTCCTACGAGTCCCACCCGGTTTTGTGGGACAAAGGAGACTTGAGGGGGCAAGCATTTTTTACACAGCACCTGCCGCCAGATGCACTGCAGTACAAGTGAGTGACACAACGATGCCGGGTCGTGCACTGCAGCCACCCCAATAAAAATCAGTATTCAAATTTTCTTAGCTTCGGCGCCTTGAACCAGGTGGTGGTTACTACCGCGATGGTCATGCAACCGCCAAACAAGACGGACGGAATAACACCCACGAGCTTTGACATGAGTCCGCTTTCAAACTGGCCCAGCTCATTGCTGCTGGTAACAAACATACTGCTGACGCTGCTGACCCGCCCCCGCATATTATCCGGCGTAAGCAACTGCATAACGGTGCCCCTTACCACAACACTCACACCATCCAGGATGCCGGATAACATCAATGCAAAAAAGGACAGGAAAAACCATTTGGAAAGTCCGAACAGGATAATGCAACAACCGTAGCCGGCTACTGCCAGCAACATTTTTCTTCCCTGGGCTTTTTTCATGGGGAAGAGGGTAAGGATGAGCACAATAACGATAGAACCTATGTCGGACGCGGCATTCAGCCATCCGAAGCCAATAGGGCTTATTTTAAGGATATCACTGGCAAACACGGGGATCAGCGCTGCAGCGCCCCCAAACAATACGGCAAACATATCCAGCGCCATGGCCGCCAGCAATGCCTTTGTTCTCATAACAAAGCGCAGGCCTTCTTTTACACTGTCCCAGGTTTTTTTCTCTGCATTTTCTTTATGAGGCGGTTTGGGTTTTAAACGGGTGAGCACCAGAAAGGCAATGCCTATAAAAAGAGCAATGACCGAAAAAGTATGGTTAATACCTACCCAGGCAATTAAAAAACCGCCGAGGGCATGCCCCGTTACAGAAGCCGATAGCCAGGTGCCCTGGTTCCAGGTAGTGGCGTTTTGCAGCAGGTGCCGCGGCACAATCGTGGCGATCATGGAAGACAGAGACGGTCCTACGAATGACCGCAGGATACCGGTAAAGAAAAAAGTTCCGTAAATAAACCAGGTAATATGCTGCGTGTGCAGCAAACTGCCGGCTTTGGCCGACGAAAGAAATAATAAAAAACAGGCGGCCAGAAAATAACCGGCAACAGATTGTAATAATAATTTCTTTTTATCACGGATATCTACCCGGTGGCCGGAATACAGCGCAAGGGATAAAGCAGGGATCACTTCCGAAAGCCCGATAAGCCCGATGGCGAAGGGATCTTTGGTCAGTTGGTAGATCCACCAGCCTACAACCGTTGTGATCATGCGCATGGCGCACACAAACAAGAAGCGGCCGGTCATGAGGTTTTTATATTCGGGAATACGCACCGCTGCCAGCGGGTCGTCTGTTACCTGTACTACGGGTTGTTGATCGGCTTCCATTCAGGGTGCAAAGGTAGGGTATGGTAGTGAAATGGGGGTAAGCCGGGCGATGGATGTATAAATTGGGCTGATCATTCGTACGTTGATTTTATGAATTAAAAAGATCTGTGTGA
Proteins encoded in this region:
- a CDS encoding MFS transporter, which encodes MEADQQPVVQVTDDPLAAVRIPEYKNLMTGRFLFVCAMRMITTVVGWWIYQLTKDPFAIGLIGLSEVIPALSLALYSGHRVDIRDKKKLLLQSVAGYFLAACFLLFLSSAKAGSLLHTQHITWFIYGTFFFTGILRSFVGPSLSSMIATIVPRHLLQNATTWNQGTWLSASVTGHALGGFLIAWVGINHTFSVIALFIGIAFLVLTRLKPKPPHKENAEKKTWDSVKEGLRFVMRTKALLAAMALDMFAVLFGGAAALIPVFASDILKISPIGFGWLNAASDIGSIVIVLILTLFPMKKAQGRKMLLAVAGYGCCIILFGLSKWFFLSFFALMLSGILDGVSVVVRGTVMQLLTPDNMRGRVSSVSSMFVTSSNELGQFESGLMSKLVGVIPSVLFGGCMTIAVVTTTWFKAPKLRKFEY